The Eubacteriales bacterium genome window below encodes:
- a CDS encoding SigB/SigF/SigG family RNA polymerase sigma factor, translated as MPNKELLSHEQTLEYIKQSKEGDEKATAELVERNYALVKSIAKRFFGRGIEAEDLIQIGCLGLIKAIKNYDSSFNVRFSTYAVPMIAGEIKRFLRDDGMIKVSRSVKEKSAIVFSANDTLKKELGRDPTVEEISSRTGISAEDIAVATEAVKAPLSIYQPAFDEDNSKTLIMDTVVGDMGEMIDRIAIKEILSRLEPQERKLIFLRFFKDKTQTEIAEIIGISQVQVSRLITKTLKKIKSFSE; from the coding sequence ATGCCCAATAAAGAGCTATTAAGCCATGAGCAGACTCTTGAATATATAAAGCAATCCAAAGAAGGGGACGAAAAAGCGACCGCTGAACTTGTTGAAAGAAATTATGCACTGGTTAAAAGTATAGCCAAAAGGTTCTTTGGGCGGGGTATAGAAGCGGAAGATTTGATACAGATAGGCTGTTTGGGGCTTATAAAAGCAATAAAAAATTATGATAGCTCTTTTAACGTAAGATTTTCCACATATGCTGTTCCTATGATTGCGGGAGAGATTAAACGCTTTCTTAGAGATGATGGAATGATAAAGGTCAGCAGGAGCGTTAAAGAAAAGTCTGCAATAGTCTTTTCCGCTAACGATACATTGAAAAAGGAGCTGGGAAGGGACCCTACGGTTGAAGAAATATCATCTAGGACGGGGATATCCGCAGAGGACATAGCCGTAGCAACAGAGGCGGTAAAAGCGCCGCTTTCTATCTACCAGCCTGCATTTGACGAGGATAATTCAAAGACTTTAATTATGGATACAGTAGTTGGAGATATGGGCGAAATGATAGACAGGATAGCTATAAAGGAGATCCTGTCAAGGCTCGAACCACAAGAGAGGAAACTTATTTTCCTGCGCTTCTTTAAGGACAAGACGCAGACGGAAATAGCGGAAATAATTGGTATATCACAGGTGCAGGTTTCAAGGCTTATTACCAAGACATTGAAAAAGATAAAATCCTTTTCCGAATGA
- a CDS encoding rod shape-determining protein, producing the protein MAIFSLNAALDLGSVSTSVRATPEGELITQPSYVAVSADGHEIVAVGEEAKSLTGRLLGGIVVKRPIKNGVITDTELVEVMIKYFLKNTLKTSITKGISKMTMAIPCDSNELEKAAMESTGFHAGAREVYLIETPIAAALGSGVDIFSNSGVLVVDIGAQKSDIGMVSLGGLVYGGTTKVAGDTFSEVILNYMRDSLGVIVGENTAEHIKVEIGGVNSSKNTKIINVRGRSIENGMPMEVQVGNLEIVQGMRNVADKLCTDIKEVISQIPPEFAADIIDNGILLTGKGALLEGIAEFISENTGIKTCISDNTADAVIDGLYMSIERIGKKGLRSNFETA; encoded by the coding sequence GTGGCAATATTTTCATTGAATGCAGCCTTAGATCTAGGTTCTGTGAGCACTTCTGTCCGTGCGACCCCAGAGGGGGAACTTATTACTCAGCCCTCTTATGTAGCAGTTAGTGCCGATGGGCACGAAATCGTAGCTGTTGGAGAAGAGGCAAAGAGTTTAACCGGCAGGCTGCTCGGCGGCATAGTCGTTAAAAGGCCTATTAAAAATGGCGTAATAACGGATACCGAGCTGGTCGAAGTCATGATCAAATATTTTCTTAAAAACACCCTTAAAACATCCATAACAAAAGGTATATCGAAAATGACAATGGCGATACCATGCGATTCAAACGAACTTGAGAAAGCCGCAATGGAAAGTACAGGTTTTCATGCAGGCGCTAGAGAAGTCTATCTTATTGAAACGCCAATAGCGGCCGCACTTGGCTCCGGAGTGGATATATTTTCTAATTCCGGAGTTTTGGTAGTGGATATAGGCGCGCAAAAAAGCGACATAGGAATGGTATCTTTAGGAGGCCTTGTGTACGGCGGTACGACAAAGGTTGCCGGAGACACATTCAGCGAAGTTATTTTAAATTATATGCGTGATAGCCTTGGAGTAATAGTTGGAGAAAACACTGCCGAACATATAAAGGTAGAAATTGGTGGAGTCAACAGCAGTAAAAACACTAAGATAATCAACGTCCGCGGAAGAAGTATTGAAAACGGAATGCCTATGGAAGTACAAGTCGGTAATTTAGAGATAGTACAGGGCATGAGAAACGTGGCAGATAAACTTTGTACAGACATAAAAGAGGTTATAAGCCAGATACCTCCTGAATTTGCGGCCGATATAATAGATAACGGCATATTATTGACCGGTAAAGGGGCATTGCTAGAGGGTATAGCGGAATTTATATCGGAGAACACAGGGATCAAAACGTGTATATCTGACAATACGGCTGATGCAGTTATAGATGGGCTTTATATGTCGATTGAAAGAATTGGTAAAAAAGGCTTAAGAAGTAATTTCGAAACGGCTTAA
- the spoIIAB gene encoding anti-sigma F factor: MNQKNSMVLKIPSLSENESFSRVVVGAFAARLNPTIEEIADIKTAVSEAVTNCIVHAYKGRGGYIEIRAYIDKRSITIEISDLGRGIEDVEQARQPFFSTVGGEERSGMGFTVMETFMDSVNVISEVGKGTTVIMRKDIGEDAQ; encoded by the coding sequence ATGAATCAAAAAAACAGCATGGTTTTAAAAATTCCAAGTTTGTCTGAAAACGAAAGCTTCTCGCGTGTGGTGGTCGGTGCATTTGCCGCAAGGCTTAACCCGACTATTGAGGAGATAGCAGATATAAAGACAGCGGTCTCAGAAGCTGTTACGAACTGCATCGTGCACGCGTACAAGGGCAGAGGAGGCTATATTGAGATACGCGCATATATAGACAAAAGAAGCATAACTATTGAAATATCGGATTTAGGACGCGGAATAGAGGATGTAGAACAGGCAAGACAGCCGTTTTTCTCTACGGTAGGAGGAGAGGAACGCTCAGGAATGGGCTTTACCGTTATGGAGACGTTTATGGACAGCGTAAACGTAATATCCGAAGTCGGCAAAGGGACTACCGTTATAATGAGAAAGGATATAGGAGAGGATGCCCAATAA
- a CDS encoding anti-sigma factor antagonist (This anti-anti-sigma factor, or anti-sigma factor antagonist, belongs to a family that includes characterized members SpoIIAA, RsbV, RsfA, and RsfB.) has protein sequence MLIKAKKKDATAEIWLSGELDHHSAAAVKRRLDDIISSGATKLILDLSGLKFMDSSGIGVLLGRYQRVKAAGGSISVKNASKQVDKVFRIAGLYKVIEKK, from the coding sequence ATGCTGATAAAAGCAAAAAAGAAAGATGCAACGGCAGAAATCTGGCTGTCGGGAGAACTGGACCATCATAGCGCAGCTGCCGTTAAACGAAGACTTGATGACATTATTTCCTCAGGTGCGACAAAGTTAATTTTAGATTTATCCGGACTTAAGTTTATGGATAGTTCCGGTATAGGAGTGCTGCTTGGACGGTATCAAAGGGTAAAAGCAGCCGGCGGAAGCATAAGCGTTAAAAACGCCAGCAAACAAGTGGACAAGGTGTTTAGGATTGCTGGCCTTTATAAAGTTATCGAAAAGAAATAG